A region from the Solibacillus sp. FSL H8-0523 genome encodes:
- a CDS encoding NADH-dependent flavin oxidoreductase, whose translation MTTYLTPFTFKNGVTIRNRYMMAPMTTYSANADDTVSDAEITYYRERSYGVGAVITACAYVIPNGKAFPGQISGHSDEFIPSLKRIADAIHDGGAKAILQIQHGGRQVGRNLVPNGDIVSASETIAADGGVARALTVEEIEEIIIAFGETTRRAIQAGFDGVEIHGANTYLLQQFFSGFTNKRTDRYGGSVEKRMTFLLAIIDSVNRAKAQYADDQFIVGYRFSPEEPEEDGITLDETVQLVDRLADEKLDYLHISLGDFRAEARRYSGEKENRITILKRVIGERVPLVGVGSIFSPEDAKEAMSTGADLLALGRELLIEPHWVEKVVAGEPVITEMDMSRDNIIPEPLMIRMKRNVGWVPGVK comes from the coding sequence ATGACAACTTATTTAACACCATTTACTTTTAAAAATGGCGTCACGATTCGAAATCGTTACATGATGGCACCAATGACAACTTACTCAGCAAATGCGGATGATACCGTATCCGATGCGGAGATTACATATTACCGTGAGCGCTCATATGGCGTCGGTGCCGTGATTACAGCATGTGCTTACGTGATTCCTAATGGGAAAGCCTTCCCAGGTCAAATTTCGGGGCATAGCGATGAATTTATTCCAAGCTTAAAACGTATTGCTGATGCGATTCATGATGGTGGGGCTAAGGCCATTTTACAAATCCAGCACGGCGGTCGCCAAGTAGGACGTAATCTTGTACCTAATGGCGATATCGTAAGCGCAAGTGAAACAATAGCAGCTGATGGCGGTGTGGCACGCGCTTTAACGGTCGAAGAAATTGAGGAAATCATAATTGCATTTGGTGAAACAACACGTCGCGCAATTCAAGCAGGATTTGACGGTGTAGAGATTCACGGTGCCAATACGTATTTATTACAACAATTCTTCTCAGGCTTTACAAATAAACGCACAGACCGCTATGGTGGCTCTGTTGAAAAACGCATGACTTTCTTATTAGCAATTATCGACTCTGTAAACCGCGCAAAAGCGCAATACGCGGATGACCAATTTATCGTTGGCTATCGTTTTAGCCCAGAAGAGCCTGAGGAAGACGGCATCACATTAGATGAAACGGTTCAGCTTGTAGACCGTTTAGCAGATGAAAAGCTCGATTACCTACACATTTCATTAGGTGATTTCCGTGCAGAAGCGCGTCGTTATAGCGGTGAAAAAGAAAACCGAATTACCATTTTAAAACGTGTCATTGGGGAGCGTGTACCGCTTGTCGGCGTCGGTTCGATTTTTTCACCAGAAGATGCGAAAGAAGCGATGTCAACAGGTGCTGATTTACTCGCACTTGGCCGTGAGCTATTAATCGAGCCACACTGGGTAGAAAAAGTAGTAGCTGGTGAACCAGTGATTACGGAAATGGATATGAGTCGCGATAATATTATTCCAGAGCCTTTAATGATTCGAATGAAACGTAATGTCGGTTGGGTGCCAGGCGTAAAATAA
- a CDS encoding CAP domain-containing protein, whose amino-acid sequence MLKKSIVLFFGMMMIALPASAANYTVKSGDTLWAIASKNQIGLSELIALNPTLKDPDMIHVGDEIIISQNEQQAVEEQVVSLVNKERAKEGLAPLSMDWELARVAKYKSQDMNDKNYFSHTSPTYGSPFDMMKNFGISYNAAGENIAKGQTSAAQVMEAWMNSSGHRANIMDAKFTHIGVGYVEDGNHWTQMFIKK is encoded by the coding sequence ATGTTGAAAAAAAGTATCGTGTTGTTCTTTGGGATGATGATGATTGCGCTGCCAGCATCTGCAGCTAACTATACAGTAAAAAGTGGGGACACGCTTTGGGCGATTGCCTCTAAAAATCAAATCGGTCTAAGTGAATTAATTGCATTAAACCCTACATTAAAAGATCCGGACATGATTCATGTCGGAGATGAAATTATAATTTCGCAAAATGAACAACAAGCAGTAGAAGAGCAAGTCGTAAGCCTCGTGAACAAAGAACGTGCGAAAGAAGGCTTAGCCCCACTTTCGATGGATTGGGAGCTAGCACGTGTGGCAAAATATAAATCACAAGACATGAACGACAAAAATTATTTCAGTCATACAAGTCCAACATATGGCTCTCCATTTGATATGATGAAAAATTTCGGTATCAGCTATAATGCAGCCGGTGAAAATATTGCAAAAGGTCAAACATCTGCTGCGCAAGTAATGGAAGCATGGATGAATAGCTCAGGTCACCGAGCAAACATTATGGATGCGAAATTTACGCATATTGGTGTAGGCTACGTTGAAGATGGTAACCACTGGACACAAATGTTTATTAAAAAATAA